A single Paracoccus pantotrophus DNA region contains:
- a CDS encoding ABC transporter ATP-binding protein yields MTASVLSVRNISKQFGGIRAVNDVSFDVQKGEILGLIGPNGSGKSTLFNCILGQLRPSAGHCQINGQSTDGVRPADLSLMGVGRTFQQLSVFPRMTVLDNVILAGQEHEGSMLSRLFGKSDAGLTDKAEQLIEFFNLTPYRDTEAGSLSYGQQKLVDAAMAFMAGPGIVLLDEPAGGVNLTMLAHLKERLMTYNREHGTTFVVIEHNMEFVMSLCTRIIVLAQGEIIAEGSPEEIRANQMVIDAYLGG; encoded by the coding sequence ATGACGGCCTCCGTGCTTTCCGTCCGCAACATCTCGAAGCAGTTCGGCGGCATCCGCGCCGTGAACGATGTCAGCTTCGACGTCCAGAAGGGCGAGATCCTGGGCCTGATCGGGCCAAACGGCTCGGGCAAGTCGACGCTGTTCAACTGCATCCTGGGCCAGCTGCGCCCCAGCGCCGGCCATTGCCAGATCAACGGCCAGTCCACGGACGGCGTGCGGCCGGCCGACCTGTCGCTGATGGGGGTCGGCCGCACCTTCCAGCAGCTGTCGGTCTTTCCGCGCATGACGGTGCTCGACAACGTCATCCTGGCCGGACAGGAGCACGAGGGCTCGATGCTGAGCCGGCTTTTCGGCAAGTCCGACGCCGGCCTGACCGACAAGGCCGAGCAGCTGATCGAGTTCTTCAACCTGACCCCCTATCGCGACACCGAGGCGGGCTCGCTCTCCTACGGCCAGCAGAAGCTGGTCGATGCCGCGATGGCCTTCATGGCCGGGCCCGGCATCGTGCTGCTGGACGAGCCGGCGGGCGGGGTGAACCTGACCATGCTGGCGCATCTGAAAGAGCGGCTGATGACCTATAACCGCGAGCACGGCACCACCTTCGTGGTGATCGAGCACAACATGGAATTCGTCATGTCGCTTTGCACCCGCATCATCGTGCTGGCGCAAGGCGAGATCATCGCCGAAGGCTCGCCCGAGGAGATCCGGGCGAACCAGATGGTCATCGACGCCTATCTGGGGGGCTGA
- a CDS encoding ABC transporter substrate-binding protein, translating to MIRTLTATAAALALTTVPALAELKIGSIVELSGPGAAAGTNFRDGVRMGFEEINADGGVLGEPVAITEYDSQTDPQVSRAMVQKAIDDGVVAITGTVFSSSTVVNMLVAKQAGIPQFTGSEAPSITGMGNPYIFRTAFGSQKGVPKMAKYMAEEMGVKKVAVVWANTEFGKGGHESFLKEAEAHGFEIVADLPTEQAQTDFSADVVKLKGIQADAAFVYLTEEESARFLREARKQGVTLPLVGETTLIGHKVIELAGDAANGAMGHVGLTPDANIPAMTEMVEKFKAKFNYTPDHNAIKGYTAAYTLKCVAEMVGEADSQAIADKMHGLTLTVAECPGVLMDVSWDETGEMSRESFFVEVQDGKQVVKAILPPN from the coding sequence ATGATCAGGACACTGACCGCAACCGCCGCCGCGCTGGCGCTGACCACCGTGCCGGCGCTGGCCGAGCTGAAGATCGGCTCGATCGTCGAGCTTTCCGGCCCCGGCGCCGCCGCCGGCACCAATTTCCGCGACGGCGTGCGGATGGGCTTCGAGGAGATCAACGCCGACGGCGGCGTGCTGGGCGAACCGGTCGCCATCACCGAATATGACAGCCAGACCGACCCGCAGGTCAGCCGCGCCATGGTGCAGAAGGCCATCGACGACGGGGTGGTGGCGATCACCGGCACGGTGTTCTCGTCCTCGACGGTGGTGAACATGCTGGTGGCGAAACAGGCCGGCATCCCGCAATTCACCGGCTCCGAGGCGCCCTCGATCACCGGGATGGGCAACCCCTACATCTTCCGCACCGCCTTCGGCTCGCAGAAGGGCGTGCCCAAGATGGCCAAATACATGGCCGAGGAAATGGGGGTGAAGAAGGTCGCCGTGGTCTGGGCCAACACCGAATTCGGCAAGGGCGGGCACGAATCCTTCCTGAAGGAGGCCGAGGCCCATGGCTTCGAGATCGTCGCCGACCTGCCCACCGAACAGGCGCAGACCGATTTCTCGGCCGATGTGGTCAAGCTGAAGGGCATCCAGGCCGACGCCGCCTTCGTCTACCTGACCGAGGAGGAAAGCGCCCGCTTCCTGCGCGAGGCCCGCAAGCAGGGCGTGACCCTGCCGCTGGTGGGCGAGACGACGCTGATCGGCCACAAGGTCATCGAGCTGGCCGGCGACGCCGCCAACGGCGCCATGGGCCATGTCGGCCTGACCCCCGACGCCAATATCCCGGCAATGACCGAGATGGTCGAGAAGTTCAAGGCCAAGTTCAACTACACGCCCGACCACAACGCCATCAAGGGCTACACGGCCGCCTATACCCTCAAATGCGTGGCCGAGATGGTGGGCGAGGCGGACAGCCAGGCCATCGCCGACAAGATGCACGGCCTGACGCTGACGGTGGCCGAATGCCCCGGCGTGCTGATGGACGTCAGCTGGGACGAGACCGGCGAGATGTCGCGCGAAAGCTTCTTCGTCGAGGTCCAGGACGGCAAGCAGGTGGTCAAGGCCATCCTGCCGCCGAACTGA
- a CDS encoding NIPSNAP family protein, which produces MSYYELATLDTVIFGAGKAAPGIEAWVAQGQGRLCGAWGTDIGTLNRVFVLRAFESLAQLHEERERALRSDNPFGCADELVRLSMESYRALDFLPPVQPGSFGPVYEFRTYRTRVNGILPTMEKWRAAVPEREAYSKLTVAMYGLDGEPRLTQIWPYESLAARSEARAKSVADGKWPPKGGPDWLSPDMTSQIALPLGFSPLK; this is translated from the coding sequence ATGAGCTATTACGAACTCGCCACCCTCGACACGGTGATCTTCGGCGCCGGCAAGGCCGCGCCGGGCATCGAGGCCTGGGTGGCGCAGGGGCAGGGCCGGCTGTGCGGCGCCTGGGGCACCGATATCGGCACGCTGAACCGGGTCTTTGTGCTGCGCGCCTTCGAGAGCCTCGCGCAGCTTCATGAGGAACGCGAGCGCGCCCTGCGCTCGGACAACCCCTTCGGCTGCGCCGATGAGCTGGTGCGGCTGTCGATGGAAAGCTATCGCGCGCTGGATTTCCTGCCGCCGGTCCAGCCCGGCAGCTTCGGCCCGGTCTACGAGTTCCGCACCTACAGGACCAGGGTGAACGGCATCCTGCCCACCATGGAGAAATGGCGCGCGGCGGTGCCGGAGCGCGAGGCCTATTCGAAGCTGACCGTCGCCATGTACGGGCTGGACGGCGAACCGCGCCTGACCCAGATCTGGCCCTATGAAAGCCTGGCCGCGCGCAGCGAGGCGCGGGCGAAATCGGTCGCGGACGGCAAATGGCCGCCCAAGGGCGGGCCGGACTGGTTGTCGCCCGACATGACCAGCCAGATCGCGCTGCCGCTCGGCTTCTCTCCGCTCAAGTGA
- a CDS encoding FAD-dependent oxidoreductase, which translates to MEASSERRLACDVLVIGSGASGLAAAVTAAHFGLRVVLAEKAPVFGGTSAWSGGWLWIPRNPLARAAGIDEPPEAPREYLRSELGNRASDPRLEVFLENGPEMVAFFQDHTAMRWIDGNAVPDFHETPGAAKGGRSVTAMPYDGRELGDWIGKLRPPLDVASLWGMGIASGADMRHFFRASRSPRSALYATGRIARHLRDLALHRRGMQLVNGNALVARLLRSALDKGVTLLDSAPVLALQRQDGRVAGARLSTPRGALLVEARRGVVLATGGFPHDPARLDALAPQAGGGAGHFSAAPRANTGDGLRLAEGAGAAVDGELASNVALAPVSLVPRRDGPPAHFPHLVERAKPGIIAVTPQGRRFVSEADSYHDFMRALIAATPPGEPPHCWLIADHKAQRRWGLGWSKPFPFPLGPAIRSGYLKRGRTLEELARACAIPGVALAETVARFNAHAERGEDPDFQRGESLYNRVQGDAEHGPNPSLGPLLRGPFYAVRIVPGSLGTFAGARTDAAARVLDRDGLPIPGLYAVGNDMASVMGGHYPSGGITLGPGMTFGYIAGRVLAGLPVTGLSQEETS; encoded by the coding sequence ATGGAAGCTTCATCCGAACGCAGGCTGGCCTGCGATGTGCTGGTCATTGGCTCGGGGGCCTCGGGCCTGGCGGCTGCAGTCACGGCGGCGCATTTCGGCCTGCGCGTGGTGCTGGCCGAGAAGGCGCCGGTTTTCGGCGGCACCTCGGCCTGGTCCGGGGGCTGGTTGTGGATCCCGCGCAATCCCTTGGCCCGCGCCGCCGGCATCGACGAGCCGCCGGAAGCGCCCCGTGAATACCTGCGCAGCGAACTGGGCAATCGCGCTAGCGACCCGCGGCTGGAGGTGTTCCTGGAAAACGGCCCCGAGATGGTGGCCTTCTTTCAGGACCATACCGCGATGCGCTGGATCGACGGCAATGCGGTCCCGGATTTCCACGAGACTCCGGGCGCCGCGAAAGGCGGGCGTTCGGTCACGGCCATGCCCTATGACGGGCGCGAGCTGGGCGACTGGATCGGCAAGCTGCGCCCGCCGCTGGACGTGGCGAGCCTTTGGGGCATGGGCATCGCCAGCGGCGCCGACATGCGGCATTTCTTCCGCGCCAGCCGCAGCCCGCGCTCGGCGCTCTACGCGACGGGGCGGATCGCCCGGCATCTGCGCGACCTGGCGCTGCACCGGCGCGGCATGCAGCTGGTCAACGGCAATGCGCTGGTGGCGCGGCTGCTGCGTTCGGCGCTGGACAAGGGGGTCACGCTGCTCGACAGCGCGCCGGTCCTGGCGCTGCAGCGGCAGGACGGCCGTGTCGCGGGTGCGCGGCTTTCGACGCCGCGGGGCGCATTGCTGGTCGAGGCGCGGCGCGGCGTGGTGCTGGCCACCGGCGGCTTCCCGCATGATCCGGCGCGGCTCGACGCGCTGGCGCCGCAGGCGGGCGGCGGGGCGGGGCATTTCTCGGCCGCGCCACGGGCCAATACCGGCGACGGGCTGCGGCTGGCCGAGGGCGCGGGGGCTGCCGTCGATGGCGAGCTGGCCTCGAACGTCGCGCTGGCGCCGGTGTCGCTGGTGCCGCGCCGGGACGGACCGCCCGCGCATTTCCCGCATCTGGTCGAACGCGCCAAGCCCGGCATCATCGCCGTGACCCCGCAGGGCCGGCGCTTCGTCAGCGAGGCCGACAGCTATCACGATTTCATGCGGGCGCTGATCGCCGCCACGCCGCCGGGCGAGCCGCCGCATTGCTGGCTGATCGCCGACCACAAGGCGCAGCGCCGCTGGGGGCTGGGCTGGTCCAAGCCCTTCCCATTCCCGCTGGGGCCGGCGATCCGCAGCGGCTATCTGAAGCGCGGCCGCACGCTGGAGGAATTGGCCCGCGCCTGCGCCATTCCCGGCGTGGCGCTGGCCGAGACCGTGGCCCGCTTCAATGCCCATGCCGAACGCGGCGAGGATCCCGACTTCCAGCGCGGCGAAAGCCTCTACAACCGCGTGCAGGGCGATGCGGAGCATGGGCCGAACCCTTCGCTGGGGCCGCTGCTGCGGGGGCCGTTCTACGCGGTCAGGATCGTGCCCGGCTCGCTCGGCACCTTTGCCGGGGCCAGGACCGATGCGGCGGCGCGGGTGCTGGACCGGGACGGCCTGCCGATCCCCGGCCTTTACGCCGTGGGCAACGACATGGCCTCGGTCATGGGCGGGCATTACCCGTCGGGCGGCATCACGCTGGGGCCCGGCATGACATTCGGCTATATCGCCGGCCGCGTTCTGGCCGGCCTGCCCGTGACCGGGCTTTCACAGGAGGAAACGTCATGA
- a CDS encoding branched-chain amino acid ABC transporter permease, which translates to MTRTRIILIVLGIAALVAAPIGQGNYIIYTLTSWLLFSISAMGLNLTLGYAGQVSLAQAGFMGIGAYVTALLTLAGVPWIAAALISISSCFAVGLLLGWPALRVQHHFLAFVTLAFNTLLFLVLRNEEEITGGSFGLVGMPRPSVFGIATDSNLNFYYFALACFLVSAFVMWWILRSPWGRAFKALRENPIRAESLGLKIRRQTLLAFAIGSAFGGLAGALQSPLVQFIEPGSFALIHSLKLLLMVVVGGAGFFFGPMLGAAVVILLPELLRFTEGYYLIIYSALVIVLMVFSPQGLIGLGQKIWNQFRPRHETRRDMKKGFQL; encoded by the coding sequence ATGACCCGCACCCGCATCATCCTGATCGTCCTGGGCATCGCGGCGCTGGTCGCCGCGCCCATCGGCCAGGGCAATTACATCATCTATACGCTGACCTCGTGGCTGCTGTTCTCGATCTCGGCCATGGGGCTGAACCTGACGCTGGGCTATGCCGGGCAGGTCAGCCTGGCGCAGGCGGGCTTCATGGGCATCGGCGCCTATGTCACCGCGCTCTTGACGCTGGCGGGCGTGCCCTGGATCGCGGCGGCGCTGATCTCGATCTCCTCCTGCTTCGCGGTCGGGCTGCTGCTCGGCTGGCCGGCGCTGAGGGTGCAGCACCATTTCCTGGCCTTCGTGACGCTGGCGTTCAACACGCTGCTGTTCCTGGTGCTGCGCAACGAGGAAGAGATCACCGGCGGTTCCTTCGGGCTGGTCGGCATGCCGCGCCCCTCGGTTTTCGGCATCGCGACCGACAGCAACCTGAATTTCTACTATTTCGCGCTGGCCTGCTTCCTGGTCTCGGCCTTCGTGATGTGGTGGATCCTGCGCTCGCCCTGGGGCCGGGCCTTCAAGGCGCTGCGCGAGAACCCGATCCGCGCCGAAAGCCTGGGGCTGAAGATCCGCCGCCAGACGCTTCTGGCCTTCGCCATCGGCTCGGCCTTCGGGGGGCTGGCCGGGGCGCTGCAATCGCCGCTGGTGCAGTTCATCGAGCCGGGCAGCTTCGCGCTGATCCATTCGCTGAAGCTGCTTCTGATGGTGGTGGTGGGCGGCGCCGGCTTCTTCTTCGGCCCGATGCTGGGCGCGGCGGTGGTGATCCTGCTGCCGGAACTCTTGCGCTTTACCGAGGGCTATTACCTCATCATCTATTCAGCTCTGGTGATCGTGCTGATGGTGTTCTCGCCCCAGGGCCTGATCGGGCTGGGGCAGAAAATCTGGAACCAGTTCCGGCCCCGGCACGAGACGCGCCGCGACATGAAGAAGGGATTCCAGCTATGA
- a CDS encoding Gfo/Idh/MocA family protein has product MDRIGVVVIGAGVIGRTHIDTLTRMSGLRLAALVDPAPSGRALAESLGVACLPDVAALIDSGLAQAAIVATPNETHLPVSAALLRAGIPVLLEKPVAESLDSARQLIAVADETGVPLLVGHHRRHNPIIRAAHGAIRGGLLGDLVMATVTCSLAKPDDYFQAPWRRSKGAGGPLLINLVHEIDLLRHFFGEIAEVQAIASHARRGFPVEDTAAVCLRFAEGGLATLCISDAAVGPWAWDLTAGENMARFPAHRVPAHHYAGSRAGLSLPDLLLWQPPGAPDWTQELQPRPLPVSHGDPYEAQLVHFADLVRHGGTPRVSARDATANLIVLDAIRAAAETGQRVAVDLSALNREPETAFNSGRGS; this is encoded by the coding sequence ATGGATCGGATCGGGGTTGTCGTCATCGGCGCAGGTGTCATCGGGCGCACGCATATCGATACGCTGACGCGCATGTCGGGGCTGCGGCTGGCGGCGCTGGTCGATCCCGCCCCCTCGGGCCGGGCGCTGGCCGAATCGCTGGGCGTGGCCTGCCTGCCGGACGTGGCGGCGCTGATCGATTCGGGGCTGGCGCAGGCCGCCATCGTGGCGACGCCGAATGAGACGCATCTGCCGGTCTCGGCCGCGTTGCTGCGCGCCGGCATCCCGGTGCTGCTGGAAAAGCCGGTGGCCGAAAGCCTCGATTCGGCGCGGCAGCTGATCGCGGTGGCGGATGAGACCGGGGTGCCGCTGCTGGTCGGCCATCACCGCCGGCACAATCCGATCATCCGCGCCGCGCATGGGGCGATCCGCGGCGGCCTGCTGGGTGATCTGGTCATGGCGACCGTGACTTGCTCGCTGGCCAAGCCCGACGATTATTTCCAGGCGCCCTGGCGGCGCAGCAAGGGTGCGGGCGGGCCGCTGCTGATCAACCTGGTGCACGAGATCGACCTGCTGCGGCATTTCTTCGGCGAGATCGCCGAGGTGCAGGCCATCGCCAGCCATGCCCGCCGCGGCTTCCCGGTCGAGGACACGGCGGCGGTCTGCCTGCGCTTTGCGGAGGGCGGGCTGGCGACGCTGTGCATCTCGGACGCGGCGGTCGGGCCTTGGGCCTGGGATCTGACGGCGGGCGAGAACATGGCGCGGTTTCCGGCGCATCGCGTCCCGGCGCATCACTATGCCGGCAGCCGGGCGGGGCTGTCGCTGCCCGACCTGCTGCTGTGGCAGCCGCCCGGCGCGCCGGACTGGACGCAGGAACTGCAACCCCGGCCGCTGCCCGTCAGCCACGGCGATCCCTATGAGGCGCAGCTGGTGCATTTCGCCGATCTGGTGCGCCATGGCGGGACGCCGCGCGTCTCGGCCCGCGACGCCACCGCCAACCTGATCGTGCTGGACGCCATTCGCGCGGCGGCCGAGACGGGGCAACGTGTCGCGGTTGACCTTTCGGCGCTGAATCGCGAACCTGAAACCGCCTTCAACAGCGGAAGAGGATCATGA
- a CDS encoding ABC transporter ATP-binding protein — protein MLELKDVTGGYGRITILNGTSFSIPKASITTVIGPNGAGKSTVFKAIFGLLNIHSGQILLEGEDVTRKRPAEMIARGVTYVPQGRNVVPQLSVFHNLELGGITARDQSRVRQRMEQVMDQFPMLRERRDQKAIELSGGQQKQLEIARALLLDPKLILIDEPSIGLSPNLVQEVFQTLIRLRDQGVTVLMVEQNAKAALAMSDYGLVLELGQTRMFDRADALLKDPRVGQLFLGGHIEEAA, from the coding sequence ATGCTGGAACTCAAGGACGTCACCGGCGGCTATGGCCGCATCACCATCCTGAACGGCACCTCGTTCAGCATTCCCAAGGCATCGATCACCACGGTGATCGGGCCGAACGGCGCCGGGAAATCCACGGTGTTCAAGGCGATCTTCGGGCTGCTGAACATCCATTCCGGCCAGATCCTGCTGGAGGGCGAGGACGTGACCCGCAAGCGCCCGGCCGAGATGATCGCCCGCGGCGTCACCTATGTGCCGCAGGGCCGCAACGTGGTGCCGCAGCTGTCGGTGTTCCACAATCTCGAGCTGGGCGGCATCACCGCCCGCGACCAGTCCCGGGTCCGGCAACGGATGGAGCAGGTCATGGACCAGTTTCCCATGCTGCGCGAGCGCCGCGACCAGAAGGCCATCGAGCTGTCGGGCGGCCAGCAGAAGCAGCTGGAGATCGCCCGCGCCCTGCTGCTGGACCCCAAGCTGATCCTGATCGACGAGCCCTCGATCGGGCTGTCGCCCAATCTGGTGCAGGAGGTGTTCCAGACCCTGATCCGGCTGCGCGACCAGGGGGTGACGGTGCTGATGGTGGAACAGAACGCCAAGGCGGCGCTGGCCATGTCGGATTACGGGCTGGTGCTGGAACTGGGCCAGACGCGGATGTTCGACAGGGCCGACGCGCTGCTCAAGGATCCGCGCGTCGGCCAGCTGTTCCTGGGCGGCCATATCGAGGAGGCAGCCTGA
- a CDS encoding sugar phosphate isomerase/epimerase family protein has protein sequence MTHPLSLAFLTTFEAGPVEAVRIAAATGYQMVGLRILPAAPGAEPDYPLLTDDRLLAEVRAALHDTGIRVGDVEIVRLKPENDWDVFARFCARCEALGAKHVLVAGDDADLGRLTDSFARFCALAAPHGLTADLEFMPWTAVPDLAAALRIVEDAGRPNGGVLVDALHYDRSATTLAQIAALPRHRVNYVQFCDGAVPYDPGDEGLIRVARGERLFPGQGGIDLIGLARAIPEGVTVSVEVPHRALAAKVDALGRAAMAHAATMAILRAAGRA, from the coding sequence ATGACGCATCCGCTATCGCTGGCCTTCCTGACCACATTCGAAGCCGGCCCGGTCGAGGCCGTCCGCATCGCCGCCGCCACCGGATACCAGATGGTCGGGCTGCGCATCCTGCCCGCCGCGCCGGGGGCCGAGCCTGATTATCCGCTGCTGACCGACGACCGGCTGCTGGCCGAGGTGCGCGCGGCGCTGCACGATACCGGCATCCGGGTCGGCGATGTCGAGATCGTCCGTCTGAAGCCGGAAAACGACTGGGATGTTTTCGCCCGCTTCTGTGCCCGTTGCGAGGCGCTGGGGGCGAAACATGTCCTCGTCGCCGGCGACGATGCGGACCTTGGCCGGCTGACCGACAGTTTCGCGCGCTTCTGCGCGCTGGCCGCACCGCACGGGCTGACGGCGGACCTGGAATTCATGCCCTGGACCGCCGTGCCCGACCTGGCCGCGGCGCTGCGCATCGTCGAGGATGCCGGCCGGCCGAACGGCGGCGTGCTGGTCGATGCGCTGCATTACGACCGCTCGGCCACCACGCTGGCGCAGATCGCGGCGCTGCCGCGCCATCGGGTGAACTATGTGCAGTTCTGCGACGGCGCCGTGCCCTATGATCCCGGCGACGAGGGTCTGATCCGGGTGGCGCGGGGCGAGCGGCTGTTTCCGGGGCAGGGCGGCATCGACCTGATCGGCCTGGCGCGGGCGATCCCCGAGGGCGTCACCGTCAGCGTCGAGGTGCCGCATCGCGCCCTGGCCGCCAAGGTCGATGCGCTTGGCCGCGCCGCCATGGCCCATGCCGCGACCATGGCGATCCTGCGTGCGGCGGGCC
- a CDS encoding IclR family transcriptional regulator, which produces MSSVLEKALAIVELLVDHPMGLPVTTIAAVTEQPASGVHRTLQELARLGYVRQLQAGGDYALTIKLPALGLGFMGRAGITDVAQPVLDQLAADSGELIRLSVIDGERLIWVAVAQGATRGLRYDPGQEQGVVVHLASSAGGKAWLASMSDDEALACVGAQGLLRQAEGMGPNAPTSITLLLQQLAEARARGYATAVDSYIAGMAAMAVPVRYHGDGPVLGCLSIAGPAVRMTPERMAELAPRLQAAAGELGAAAAGTKYFQANVRAIDADAEDGRKSA; this is translated from the coding sequence ATGAGCAGCGTTCTGGAAAAAGCCCTCGCCATCGTCGAACTTCTGGTCGATCACCCGATGGGCCTGCCGGTCACCACCATCGCGGCGGTGACCGAACAGCCGGCCAGCGGCGTGCACCGTACCCTGCAGGAACTGGCGCGGCTGGGCTATGTCCGGCAGCTGCAGGCGGGCGGCGACTACGCGCTGACCATCAAGCTGCCGGCCCTGGGCCTGGGCTTCATGGGGCGCGCCGGCATCACCGATGTCGCCCAGCCGGTGCTGGACCAGCTGGCCGCCGACAGCGGCGAGCTGATCCGGCTGTCGGTGATCGACGGCGAGCGGCTGATCTGGGTGGCGGTGGCACAGGGCGCGACGCGCGGCTTGCGCTACGATCCGGGGCAGGAGCAGGGCGTGGTCGTGCACCTTGCCAGTTCGGCCGGAGGCAAGGCCTGGCTCGCCAGCATGAGCGACGACGAGGCGCTGGCGTGCGTCGGCGCGCAGGGCCTGCTGCGCCAGGCCGAGGGCATGGGGCCGAACGCGCCGACCAGCATCACCCTGCTGCTGCAGCAGCTGGCCGAGGCGCGGGCGCGCGGCTATGCCACGGCGGTGGACAGCTATATCGCCGGCATGGCGGCCATGGCGGTGCCGGTGCGCTATCACGGCGACGGGCCGGTGCTGGGCTGCCTGTCCATCGCCGGTCCGGCGGTGCGCATGACGCCCGAGCGGATGGCGGAACTGGCGCCGCGCCTTCAGGCCGCGGCCGGGGAACTGGGCGCCGCCGCCGCGGGAACCAAGTATTTTCAGGCAAATGTCAGGGCGATCGACGCCGATGCCGAGGACGGGCGGAAAAGCGCATAG
- a CDS encoding shikimate dehydrogenase family protein — protein MAQPLRIDGETAFFPIIGHPIGQVKSPASLSQIMADRGHNGMVVPIHVLPEDLPGWLAQAAAVQNCPGIVVTVPHKAPCLAFCSRVTARAQAAGAVNIMLRRDGGWVGDATDGQGYMDGIAAQGFDVAGKPALLVGTGGAGSAIAYEILARGASELALHDIDAARRDALIARLDAAFPGRVRIGGTDPRGFALVANATPLGMREGDPLPVEAGLLTAEQFVADVVTRPAIPPLIAAARATGCGTMPGSGMFEAQAVLLAELLMGVRQIALD, from the coding sequence ATGGCCCAACCGCTGCGCATCGACGGAGAGACGGCATTCTTCCCGATCATCGGCCATCCGATCGGGCAGGTGAAATCGCCGGCATCGCTCAGCCAGATCATGGCGGATCGCGGCCATAACGGCATGGTGGTGCCGATCCACGTCCTGCCCGAGGATCTGCCCGGCTGGCTGGCGCAGGCCGCGGCGGTCCAGAACTGTCCGGGTATCGTGGTGACGGTGCCGCACAAGGCGCCCTGCCTGGCCTTCTGCAGCCGCGTCACCGCGCGGGCGCAGGCCGCGGGCGCGGTGAACATCATGCTGCGCCGGGACGGGGGCTGGGTCGGCGACGCGACCGACGGGCAGGGCTACATGGACGGCATCGCCGCGCAGGGCTTCGACGTCGCCGGCAAGCCGGCGCTGCTGGTCGGGACCGGCGGCGCCGGCTCGGCCATCGCCTATGAGATCCTGGCGCGCGGCGCCTCGGAACTGGCGCTGCACGACATCGATGCGGCGCGGCGCGACGCGCTGATCGCCCGGCTGGACGCCGCCTTTCCCGGCCGGGTCCGCATCGGCGGCACCGATCCGCGCGGCTTTGCGCTGGTGGCGAACGCGACGCCGCTGGGCATGCGCGAAGGCGATCCGCTGCCGGTCGAGGCCGGGCTGCTGACCGCCGAGCAATTCGTCGCCGACGTGGTCACGCGACCGGCCATCCCGCCGCTGATCGCCGCCGCCCGCGCCACAGGCTGCGGCACGATGCCGGGCTCGGGCATGTTCGAGGCGCAGGCGGTGCTGCTGGCCGAACTGCTGATGGGGGTCCGGCAGATCGCGCTGGACTGA
- a CDS encoding branched-chain amino acid ABC transporter permease, with protein MAELIQILISGLAAGSIYALAAVGFTLLWQASQTINFAQGEFVMLPAFFVLVGMGLGLPMWPAIGFALLLSLLILGVAFKKLVVEPMLPHGTLPLVIATIALGLLMKESVKEFYGATAQPFPAIFPQKVYHFAGASVSAQDIGNLIVSMLAIGGLQLFLNRTRTGRCMQASAQNPAVAEILGVDVKRMVMYTFLINAALATIASVLISPIYLAKFSNGETLGLVAFIAAIVGGFNQIRGALVGGLLIGVIDNLSAVYVSAEYRSAMPLILLIAIILLRPQGLLGTKEGRAV; from the coding sequence ATGGCCGAGTTAATCCAGATCCTGATCTCCGGCCTTGCCGCCGGTTCCATCTATGCCCTTGCCGCGGTGGGCTTCACCCTGCTGTGGCAGGCATCGCAGACCATCAACTTCGCGCAGGGCGAATTCGTCATGCTGCCGGCCTTCTTCGTGCTGGTCGGCATGGGGCTGGGGCTGCCGATGTGGCCCGCCATCGGCTTTGCGCTGCTGCTGTCGCTCTTGATCCTGGGCGTCGCCTTCAAGAAGCTGGTGGTCGAGCCGATGCTGCCGCATGGCACCTTGCCGCTGGTCATCGCCACCATCGCGCTTGGCCTGCTGATGAAGGAAAGCGTCAAGGAATTCTACGGCGCCACCGCCCAGCCCTTCCCGGCGATCTTTCCGCAGAAGGTCTATCACTTCGCCGGCGCCAGCGTCTCGGCGCAGGATATCGGCAACCTGATCGTCTCGATGCTGGCCATCGGCGGCTTGCAGTTGTTCTTGAACCGCACCCGCACCGGGCGCTGCATGCAGGCCAGCGCCCAGAACCCGGCCGTGGCCGAGATCCTGGGCGTCGATGTGAAGCGGATGGTGATGTATACCTTCCTGATCAACGCGGCACTGGCGACCATCGCCTCGGTGCTGATCTCGCCGATCTACCTGGCCAAGTTCTCGAATGGCGAGACGCTGGGCCTGGTGGCCTTCATCGCCGCCATCGTCGGCGGCTTCAACCAGATCCGCGGCGCGCTGGTGGGCGGGCTGCTGATCGGCGTGATCGACAATCTCTCGGCGGTCTATGTCTCGGCCGAATACCGCTCGGCCATGCCGCTGATCCTGCTCATCGCCATCATCCTGCTGCGCCCGCAGGGGCTGCTCGGCACCAAGGAGGGACGCGCCGTATGA